A window of Mercenaria mercenaria strain notata chromosome 16, MADL_Memer_1, whole genome shotgun sequence contains these coding sequences:
- the LOC123540564 gene encoding cytochrome P450 1A1-like: protein MSVVTTVLLILSTAFITFFFIKWVLQSKGKRYPKGPMGLPIVGHLPFFGRHPPSTFMKWWESYGNVFSIRLGSWNTVVVNGYKAVKAAAEHPNDAFSGRPKFISSEVLAERIHEDVFAFGNFSPVYLKQRNLASKALRLFTSKRKDVIEELVTNEAVAFADSLVRKFSTSPGHIELEVQILVVRIIYQFLYGRGEQVDFDRHVKIIYREVEEFNKFTGSGSALDVLPWLRYIIPWKVDALRKLTAKGDAIMWEQVQKHYETFSADHIRDVADAIITSDAEDEENKDRYVLTRARLNLTLADLQGAGADTTSKTMLWLILYMTKYPQIQERVFAEINTVIGKSRNVELKDKPNLVYTNAVILEVMRIVTQVPFSLPHFSMTDAKIEGLDVDKDTVVLFNLYSIHHEKEFWGDPEYFRPERFILDDNSFIRFKNNHVLAFGLGRRRCVGESSQK, encoded by the exons ATGTCGGTAGTAACAACGGTGTTGTTGATTCTTTCTACAGCTTTTATTACTTTCTTCTTCATTAAATGGGTCTTGCAAAGTAAAGGGAAAAGGTATCCAAAAGGACCCATGGGGCTTCCGATTGTTGGACATTTACCGTTTTTTGGACGTCATCCACCATCAACATTCATGAAATGGTGGGAATCGTATGGGAATGTATTTTCGATTAGGTTAGGGAGCTGGAATACGGTTGTCGTAAATGGCTACAAAGCGGTCAAGGCCGCGGCCGAACATCCAAACGACGCCTTTAGTGGAAGGCCAAAATTCATTTCATCGGAGGTTTTAGCCGAACGTATCCATGAGGATGTGTTTGCGTTTGGTAATTTCTCGCCAGTTTATCTAAAACAAAGAAATCTAGCGTCCAAAGCTCTGCGTTTGTTTACGTCTAAAAGAAAAGACGTTATTGAAGAACTGGTTACAAACGAAGCTGTCGCATTTGCGGACTCTCTGGTCAGAAAGTTCAGCACAAGCCCAGGTCATATAGAACTCGAAGTTCAGATTCTAGTGGTACGGATAATTTACCAATTTCTATACGGGCGAGGGGAACAGGTTGATTTTGACAGACACGTTAAAATAATCTATAGAGAGGTCGAAGAATTTAATAAATTCACCGGAAGTGGAAGTGCTTTAGATGTATTGCCCTGGCTACGATATATCATCCCCTGGAAAGTCGACGCGCTTCGAAAACTTACTGCCAAGGGAGATGCTATCATGTGGGAACAAGTACAGAAGCACTATGAAACGTTTTCTGCAGACCACATTAGAGACGTGGCAGATGCTATCATAACAAGTGATGCAGAGGACGAAGAAAATAAAGACAGATATGTGTTGACAAGGGCAAGGTTAAATCTAACGTTGGCTGATCTACAAGGAGCCGG GGCGGACACAACGAGCAAAACAATGTTATGGTTGATACTCTACATGACCAAATACCCACAGATTCAAGAGCGCGTGTTTGCAGAGATAAATACCGTCATTGGAAAAAGTAGGAATGTTGAGCTGAAGGACAAGCCTAACCTTGTATACACGAATGCTGTTATTCTTGAAGTTATGCGAATTGTTACCCAGGTACCATTTTCGCTTCCGCATTTTTCGATGACAGATGCAAAAATAGAGGGACTTGATGTTGATAAAGACACAGTCGTTCTTTTCAATTTGTATTCGATACACCACGAGAAAGAGTTCTGGGGAGATCCGGAATATTTCCGTCCGGAACGGTTTATACTCGATGACAATAGCTTTATCCGATTTAAAAACAATCACGTTCTTGCTTTCGGTCTCGGAAGACGCCGTTGTGTTGGGGAATCCTCGCAAAAATGA